The following are from one region of the Bradyrhizobium septentrionale genome:
- a CDS encoding M81 family metallopeptidase translates to MSERKIRIAVLHFSHETVSFLPNETTLDDFIYPGSPARGEALLQFDPRNYMGGFVQVAREFSEVELVGIESPLWPKTGTGSGWITEGAYRSFVGKMIAGLKDEGPFDGVYLCLHGAMAVRGVPRPEADLARQVREVVGRSAFIAATFDLHGNEDEAFLEPADMAFTVKYFPHYDAHLQGERAARMLVRAIRGDYKPTHRTIKVPVISPTVLQWTGARPWMDLVQRALVWEAREVDVYVNIFFGFPFADVPDVGMTVQVLTNDNPKLAEQVARDLAGTIWRLREALLQSTKLHSIAEGVALSKQAVADGNTPVVLADHSDRSGSATWLLREIIAQDLANTVIATIADGRATAALKAAGAKAGDAFDMEIGGRADESAGDPVRIQGTISAAGEAYGQFWACVRFGRNNALILSTYLVQVMEPFSLKALVPDIGTFDVMAIKSRVHFRRGFDNGFAKTILLVEPDEPFLGTTRLDKLPYKNVDLTRFYPYGNPAFSELSS, encoded by the coding sequence ATGAGCGAACGCAAGATACGTATCGCCGTCCTGCATTTCTCCCACGAAACCGTCTCGTTCCTGCCGAACGAGACCACGCTCGACGACTTCATCTATCCGGGCTCGCCGGCCAGGGGCGAGGCGCTGCTGCAGTTCGATCCCAGGAACTACATGGGCGGCTTCGTGCAGGTGGCGCGCGAGTTCTCCGAGGTCGAGCTGGTCGGCATCGAATCCCCGCTGTGGCCGAAGACCGGGACTGGATCGGGCTGGATCACCGAGGGCGCCTATCGCAGCTTCGTCGGCAAGATGATCGCGGGACTGAAGGATGAGGGGCCGTTCGACGGTGTCTATCTGTGTCTGCACGGCGCCATGGCCGTGCGTGGCGTGCCGCGGCCGGAGGCCGATCTGGCGCGGCAGGTGCGCGAGGTGGTCGGCCGCTCCGCCTTCATCGCGGCAACTTTCGACCTTCACGGCAATGAGGACGAGGCGTTCCTCGAACCGGCGGACATGGCGTTCACCGTCAAATACTTCCCGCACTATGACGCCCATCTGCAGGGTGAACGGGCCGCGCGCATGCTGGTGCGGGCGATCCGCGGTGACTACAAGCCAACGCACCGGACCATCAAGGTTCCCGTGATCTCACCCACCGTGCTGCAATGGACCGGGGCGCGGCCGTGGATGGATCTGGTGCAGCGCGCGCTGGTCTGGGAGGCCCGCGAGGTCGACGTCTATGTCAACATCTTCTTCGGCTTCCCGTTCGCCGATGTTCCCGATGTCGGCATGACCGTGCAGGTGCTGACCAACGACAATCCAAAACTCGCCGAACAGGTCGCGCGGGATCTCGCCGGCACGATCTGGCGGCTGCGCGAGGCGCTGCTGCAATCGACCAAACTCCACAGCATCGCCGAGGGCGTCGCGCTGTCAAAGCAGGCCGTCGCTGATGGCAACACGCCGGTGGTGCTGGCCGATCACAGCGATCGCTCGGGATCGGCGACCTGGCTGCTGCGCGAGATCATCGCGCAGGACCTCGCCAACACGGTGATCGCGACCATAGCGGATGGCAGGGCGACTGCAGCGCTGAAGGCCGCCGGCGCCAAGGCCGGCGATGCCTTCGACATGGAGATCGGTGGTCGTGCCGACGAGTCGGCGGGCGATCCGGTTCGCATTCAGGGCACCATCTCGGCTGCGGGTGAGGCGTACGGGCAGTTCTGGGCCTGCGTGCGCTTCGGCCGCAACAATGCGCTGATCCTCTCCACCTACCTGGTGCAGGTCATGGAGCCGTTCTCGCTGAAGGCACTGGTGCCCGACATCGGCACCTTCGATGTGATGGCGATCAAGTCGCGGGTCCACTTCCGGCGCGGCTTCGACAACGGTTTTGCCAAGACGATCCTGCTGGTCGAGCCTGACGAGCCTTTCCTTGGCACGACGCGTCTCGACAAGCTGCCTTACAAGAATGTTGATCTCACGCGGTTCTATCCGTACGGCAATCCGGCATTTTCGGAGTTGTCGTCATGA
- a CDS encoding class II aldolase/adducin family protein — protein sequence MNPPVSSPAIKVVKSVREQVSAEEWQARVDLAACYRLTAMYGMTEMIANHISCRVPGTTDQFLINAYGMLYEEIDASSLIKVDVEGNTLLNATDYDVNVAGFVIHSAIHMAKHDMDCVAHTHTPAGMAVSAMECGLLPLAQTSMRFLHIAYHDFEGIADNVDERERLVRDLGDHEAMILRNHGLLVVGRTVPAAFNVLFRLERACQTQVMALSCNTKLIYPPQNILEDTYERMQPNPGRAARNGELAWPALLRKLDRADPSYRD from the coding sequence ATGAATCCCCCCGTCAGCTCGCCCGCGATCAAGGTCGTCAAATCGGTTCGCGAGCAGGTGAGCGCCGAGGAGTGGCAGGCCCGTGTCGATCTCGCCGCCTGCTATCGGCTGACGGCGATGTACGGGATGACCGAGATGATCGCGAACCACATCTCCTGCCGCGTGCCCGGCACCACCGACCAGTTCCTGATCAATGCCTACGGCATGCTCTATGAGGAGATCGACGCCTCCAGCCTGATCAAGGTCGACGTCGAGGGCAACACGCTGCTCAACGCCACCGACTATGACGTCAACGTCGCCGGCTTCGTCATTCACAGCGCCATCCACATGGCCAAGCACGACATGGACTGCGTCGCGCACACCCACACCCCGGCCGGCATGGCCGTCTCGGCGATGGAATGCGGCCTGCTGCCGCTCGCGCAGACCTCGATGCGCTTCCTGCACATCGCCTACCACGACTTCGAAGGCATCGCGGACAATGTCGACGAGCGCGAGCGGCTGGTCCGCGACCTCGGCGACCACGAGGCGATGATCCTGCGCAACCATGGCCTGCTGGTCGTCGGCCGCACTGTGCCCGCCGCCTTCAACGTGCTGTTCCGGCTGGAGCGCGCCTGCCAGACCCAGGTGATGGCGCTGTCCTGCAACACCAAGCTGATCTATCCGCCGCAAAATATCCTCGAAGACACCTATGAGCGGATGCAGCCGAACCCCGGCCGCGCCGCGCGCAACGGTGAGCTCGCCTGGCCCGCTTTGCTGCGCAAGCTCGACCGCGCCGATCCGTCGTATCGGGACTGA
- a CDS encoding GAF domain-containing protein — protein MKTFIRVVELWVPDQTRTRLEFGGSLHSGEFTEFNEVSENALFAYDEGLPGKAWASGHPVILTEFANSYFKRTDEAREAGLTCGVALPVFAGEFLMAVMVLLCGDDRKHVGAIELWHNDPDRSHEMALVDGYYGTADMFEFNSRHTKFPRGFGLPGRTWKAGMPLIINDLHNAKGFLRWEDASEIGINCGVGIPYTTGDQTWVVTFLSAQATPIARRFEIWVPNEARSALVFHSGDCSEQSDLAALYAAKTIGRGEGSIGGVWATGMPALTEHLKQDPSIAAALARTSGMNQVVALPVIESARLKAVLAWYL, from the coding sequence ATGAAAACCTTCATTCGCGTTGTTGAACTGTGGGTGCCCGATCAAACCCGGACGCGGCTGGAATTCGGCGGCAGCCTCCACAGCGGCGAGTTCACGGAGTTCAACGAGGTCAGCGAGAACGCGCTGTTCGCCTATGACGAGGGCCTTCCCGGCAAGGCCTGGGCGAGCGGCCATCCGGTCATCCTGACCGAGTTCGCCAACTCCTATTTCAAGCGAACCGACGAGGCGCGCGAAGCCGGCCTGACCTGCGGCGTCGCGCTTCCGGTGTTTGCCGGCGAATTCCTGATGGCGGTGATGGTGCTGCTCTGCGGTGACGACAGGAAGCATGTCGGCGCGATCGAACTCTGGCACAACGATCCCGACCGATCCCACGAGATGGCGCTGGTCGACGGCTACTACGGCACCGCCGACATGTTCGAGTTCAACTCGCGCCACACCAAATTCCCGCGCGGCTTCGGCCTGCCTGGCCGGACCTGGAAGGCCGGCATGCCGCTGATCATCAATGACCTGCACAATGCCAAGGGATTCCTGCGCTGGGAGGACGCATCCGAGATCGGCATCAATTGCGGCGTCGGCATCCCCTACACGACCGGCGACCAGACCTGGGTGGTGACATTCCTGTCGGCCCAGGCGACGCCGATCGCACGCCGGTTCGAGATCTGGGTGCCGAACGAAGCGCGGTCGGCGCTGGTGTTCCACTCCGGCGATTGCAGCGAGCAGTCCGACCTCGCCGCGCTCTATGCGGCAAAGACGATCGGCCGCGGCGAAGGCTCTATCGGCGGCGTATGGGCAACCGGCATGCCCGCGCTCACCGAACATCTGAAGCAGGATCCATCGATTGCGGCCGCACTGGCGCGCACCTCCGGCATGAACCAGGTGGTGGCGCTGCCGGTGATCGAGAGCGCCCGGCTCAAGGCCGTGCTGGCCTGGTATCTTTAG